In Planctomycetota bacterium, the genomic window GCGAACGTGCTCTCCGGCTCGGTGGCGAGGTTCGCCAGGTCGGGGACGCTGGTCTGCATCCGGAACGCCATCTCGTACTGGGCGATGCGCGTGCGCGTCTCGGGATCGCCGAGCTGCTCGAGCGTGCGCTGGTTGAGGGCGGCGAGGCCGTCGAGCGTGGTCCGCCGCACGCCGGCCGGGACGCCGGCAGGATTGTTGATGTACAGGATCGGGTCGCCGGCCGAGCGGAAGCTGACCCCCGAGTATTCGCCCGGCAGATAGCCGCTCGACCAGAGGCGGGCGCCGATCGCCTGGACCTGCTCGGTGTTGGTCGGCTTGGCGACGAGGACCACGAACGTCGGCAGGTCCTGGTTGAGCGAGCCGAGGCCGTAGGCCGTCCAGGCGCCCAGGCACGGCCGGCCGTGGAGCTGGTTGCCGGTCTGCATGTAGGTGATCGCCGGCTCGTGGTTGATCGCCTCGGTGTGCATCGTGCGGATGAAGCACATCTGGTCGACCATGCTCGCCGTGTGGGGGAGCAGCTCGGTGACCCACATCCCGCTCTGGCCATGCCGGGAAAACGTGAACTTCGACGGCGCGATCGGGAACCGCTTCTGCCCCGAGGTCATCGTCGTCAGCCGTTGGCCGTTGCGGACGCTCTCGGGCAGGTCCTTGTCGTACCAGTCGTTCATCACCGGCTTGTAGTCGTAGAGATCCATCTGCGGCGGGCCACCCACCATGTGCAGGTAGATCACGTGCTTCGCCTTGGGGGCGAAGTGGGGGCCGATCGCCCCCGGGACCCGCGCCACGCCGTCGGCCCCGGCGACGGCGGCCGACTCCCCGCGCGCCGCCTCCGCGCCGGCCAGCGCCGCCAGCGACAGGCCGCCGAGGAGGTGGCTGCCGCGCTCGAAGAACCGCCGGCGCGTGAGGGACAGGCCCAGCTCGGCCAGCGGCCGGGGAAGCGGATTCATCGGGGATCTCCTGCGGCGGGGGTGGCCGGCCGGTTCACTTGCAGAGGACTTCGTCGAGGTTCATCAGCTCGTTGACGAGCATCGTCCAGGCGGCGAGCTTGGCGGTGTCGGGGAGCCGGGGCTTGGTATCGCCGATCGTGACCAGCGCCCGGGCGTCGTCGGCGTGGGCGCCGTAGAACGCCTCCAACTCGGCCAGCGATTTCTTCACGATCTCCGCCTCGGCGGCGGCCAGCGGCCGGGCGAGGAGGCGGCGGGCGACGAAGTCGAGCCGTGCGTCGTCGGTCGCGCCGCCGATCTCGAACGCCCGGTCGGCCAGCGCCCGCGCCGCTTCGACGAACTGCGGGTCGTTGAGCGTGACCAGGGCCTGGAGCGGCGTGTTGGTGCGCTCGCGGCGGATCGTGCAGGTCTCGCGCGACGGGGCGTTGAAGATGTCCATCGAGGCCGGCGGTGCGGTGCGCTTCCAGAACCAGTACATGCTCCTGCGGTACAGGCCGTCACCGGCGTCGCGCTTGTAGACCTGGGTGTTGCCCCCCATCGACACCGCCTCCCAGACGCCGTCAGGCTGGTAGGGCTTCACGCTCGGGCCGCCGACCTGGCGCACGAGCAGGCCGCTGGCGGCGAGTGCGGAGTCGCGGACCATCTCGGCATCCATCCGGAACCGGGGCCCGCGCGACAGCAGCCGGTTGGCATTGTCCTTGGCGAGCTTGTCGGGGGTCGTCGCCGCCGACTGCCGGTAGGCGGCGCTGGTAAGCATCAGCTTGAAGAGTTGCTTGACGTTCCAGCCGCCGTCGCGGAATTCGAGGGCGAGCCAGTCGAGCAGCTCGGGATGGCTGGGCAATTCACCCGACACGCCGAGGTCGGCGCTGGTCCGCACCAAGCCCGTGCCGAACACCTCCTGCCAGAAGCGGTTGACGGTCGTCCGCGCCGTCAGCGGATGGTCGGGGAGAAACAGCCACCGCGCCAGACCGAGGCGGTTGCGCGGCGCCCCGTCGGGGAGCGGCGGGAGGATGTCGGGGGTGTCGGGCTGGACCTCGTCGGTGCGCTTGTCGTATTCGCCCCGCGCGAGGATCCAGGCCTTGGCCGGCTCCGGCTTCTCGTTCATCACGTGGGCGACGGTGCCGCGGCGGCGAAGTTCGGCGTGCTCCGCCTCGAGGGCGGTGACGCGGGCCGTGGCCGCCTTGAACGGCTCGTCGGCGCTGGCGAGCCACCAGTCGTAGAGTGCCGCGGCGGCGGCGGGACGGGCCGCGGGGTCGAGGCGGACGACGTCGGCCAGCGCCTGCCCCCGGGAGATGCCCTCGATCTCGCCGGCGGCGAGGGCTCGGCCCCAGACGGCCAGGCCCGCCAGCCCGACGGCATGCGCCGGCGAGCCGGGCGACCGGCTCCCGATCGTGAACGGCACCGAGGTGCGGATCGTGTTTTTCTTGAACGATTTGGTCTCGACGTTCAGCCCCTGCGGCTTGCCGTTGTAGAAGACCTTGATCCCCTCGGTCAGGCCCGAGCCGTCGTAGGTGATCGCGACCTGCGTCCAGGTGTCGGCGGGGAGCTGGTCCTTCGCCGCGACCTTCATCGCATCGTCGGGCCAGGAGTGGACCATGTGCATGCCGAGGCGCCGGCTCTGGATCCAGGCGTCCCAGCCACGGTAGGCCTGGCCGTCGTCCATCCGCGCGACGACGGCATACGCGGTGTCGTTGGCAGGGGGCCGCACCCAGAAGGTGAGGCTGAAGGCTTGGTCGTGCTCGAAGTCGCCGACGGTCGCCACATCGGCGGCCTTGCCAGCCAGGAGCAGCCCCGAGCCGCCGCCGGGACCCGGCTGCCAGGCGGTGCCGGCGGACAGCGGGAGATCGGTGTCTTTGCCGGCGACGCGCACCTTCGTGACCTGCCCCTGCCCCTCGGCGCAGGGCAATTCGGCCAGTGGCGTGTCCTGCGGGAGCAGCTTCTGCACCGTCTCGGCGTTGGCCGCCGCGATCCAGGCGTCGAACTCCGGCCGGGCCGCCCCCTTCCGCGCTTCCACCGCCTCGCGCGCGGAAGGCAGCTCGTTTCCGAGCGCCGTGAAGCGCGGCAGGTCGTCGGGCTTGGGCACCGGCACGACCGGCGGGGTGTCGTGCACGTTGCCGTCCATCGCCGGTTGGGTGGTGTTGTTGAAGAACGCCGACAGCTCGTAGAACTCGCGCGCCGACAGCGGGTCGAACTTGTGGTTGTGGCAGACGGCGCAGCCGGTCGTGATCCCGAGCCACACCGCCGCGGTCGTCTCGGTGCGGTCGCGGCAGTAGAGGACGCGATACTCCTCGTCGATCGCCCCGCCCTCGCTGGTCGTGATGTTGCAGCGGTTGAAGCCGCTGGCGATCTGGTTGTCGAGTTTCTCCTCGTCGGGCAGCGACGGGTTCGCGGCGTTCACCAGGTCGCCGGCGAGCTGGAGGATCGTGAACTGGTCGAACGGCAGGTTGCGGTTGAAGGCCTCGGCGACCCACTGCCGGTAGGCCCACTGCTCGCGGAAATTGTCGATGTGGATCCCGTTGGTGTCGCCATAGCGCGCGTAGTCGAGCCAGTGGCGCCCGCGGTGCTCGCCCCAGTCGAGCGTCGCGAGCAGCCGGTCGAGGTACCGCTCGTAGGCATCCGCCGAGCGGTCGGCGACGAACGCCTCGACGAGCGCCGGCTCAGGCGGCAGGCCGGTCAGGTCGAGGGCGGCGCGGCGGGCGAGCGTGCGCCGGTCGGCCTCCGGCGCCGGGGCGAGGCCCTCCGCCTCGAGCCGGGCGAGGATGAAGCGGTCGATCGGGTTTCGCACCCAGGCTTCGTTGCCGACAGCGGGCACGTCCGGCCGGACCGGCGGGATATAGGACCAGTGGGGCTGGTAGGCCGCCCCTTCCTTGACCCAGCGCGTGAGGGTCGCTTTCTGCTCGGCCGAGAGCGGCTTCTTCATCGCCGGCGGCGGCATCACCAGATCAGGGTCGTCGGAGCAGATCCGGTCGAGCATCACCGACGAGTCGGGGTCGCCCGGCACGATCGCCCCCGATTCCACCGCCGCGTCGCGCTGGTCGAGGCGGAGGTCGGCCTTGCGGCTGGCGCTGTCGGCCCCGTGGCAGGCGAAGCAGTGCTCGACCAGGATCGGGCGGACGTCGCGGTTGTAGGCGAGGGGCGCGGGGTCGGTCGCGCCGGCGGCCGGGAGGCCGGCCACGAGCGCGAGCCCAACGAAGCGGACCACGGGAAACGCACGCGGGCGACGGATCATCGGCAGGGTCTCCGACGGGCGGCAGGGCCGGCTGACACTGGCGAAACATCCAAATGATACCACCCCCGAGGCGGCCTTCCGCCCCCGAAACCGGCCCCGCTTCGCCAGGTTTTGTGGGCTGCCAAGGCGATTATGGGTCGGCCCATGCCGCGCCGCGATCGCGTTGGCTGAAGCCGGGGACGACCTCGGATACCCTCGGCATGACTCTCGTCGCTCTCCCGTGGGCCATCGCCGGCCACCCCGGGGGGCCGTTCCTCGCCGCGGCCGTCGCCATGAACGCCACCACGCTCGCCCGCTACCTCGTCGGCGACGCGGCGGCGATCCGCGTTGTCGCTGCCACGCGCGATTCCTGGCTCGTCGGTCTCGTGTTCGTCCTCGGCGCCGGCCTGGCACGCGAGTACGACCACGAGGACCTCCTCCACGAGCCGTGGCACGTGCTGTTGCCACTGGCCGCATCGACGTTCACGGCGACGATCCTGTATCTGCTCCTCCGGATCGTGTCGTGGCGCCGTAGCGGCACGGGCTGGCCCGTGCATGGGGGATACCGGGCGTTTCTCGGCCTCTACTGGGCGACGGCGCCGCTGGCCTGGCTCTACGCGCTGCCCGTCGAACGCTTGCTCCCCGCCGGCGAGGCCGTCGGCACCAATCTCTTGCTTCTGGGGATCGTCTCGGCGTGGCGAGTGATCCTCATGAGCCGGGTGGTGCAGGTGGTGTGGCACGGTCACTGGCTCGCCGCGTTCCACGTCGTCGGCTGCTTCGCTTGGGGTGTGGCGGCGGCAGCGATGTCTGTCGCCAAGCTGCCGCTGCTGTCCATCATGGGGGGGATCGAATTGGGGCCCGGCGAGGCGACGCT contains:
- a CDS encoding DUF1553 domain-containing protein, translating into MIRRPRAFPVVRFVGLALVAGLPAAGATDPAPLAYNRDVRPILVEHCFACHGADSASRKADLRLDQRDAAVESGAIVPGDPDSSVMLDRICSDDPDLVMPPPAMKKPLSAEQKATLTRWVKEGAAYQPHWSYIPPVRPDVPAVGNEAWVRNPIDRFILARLEAEGLAPAPEADRRTLARRAALDLTGLPPEPALVEAFVADRSADAYERYLDRLLATLDWGEHRGRHWLDYARYGDTNGIHIDNFREQWAYRQWVAEAFNRNLPFDQFTILQLAGDLVNAANPSLPDEEKLDNQIASGFNRCNITTSEGGAIDEEYRVLYCRDRTETTAAVWLGITTGCAVCHNHKFDPLSAREFYELSAFFNNTTQPAMDGNVHDTPPVVPVPKPDDLPRFTALGNELPSAREAVEARKGAARPEFDAWIAAANAETVQKLLPQDTPLAELPCAEGQGQVTKVRVAGKDTDLPLSAGTAWQPGPGGGSGLLLAGKAADVATVGDFEHDQAFSLTFWVRPPANDTAYAVVARMDDGQAYRGWDAWIQSRRLGMHMVHSWPDDAMKVAAKDQLPADTWTQVAITYDGSGLTEGIKVFYNGKPQGLNVETKSFKKNTIRTSVPFTIGSRSPGSPAHAVGLAGLAVWGRALAAGEIEGISRGQALADVVRLDPAARPAAAAALYDWWLASADEPFKAATARVTALEAEHAELRRRGTVAHVMNEKPEPAKAWILARGEYDKRTDEVQPDTPDILPPLPDGAPRNRLGLARWLFLPDHPLTARTTVNRFWQEVFGTGLVRTSADLGVSGELPSHPELLDWLALEFRDGGWNVKQLFKLMLTSAAYRQSAATTPDKLAKDNANRLLSRGPRFRMDAEMVRDSALAASGLLVRQVGGPSVKPYQPDGVWEAVSMGGNTQVYKRDAGDGLYRRSMYWFWKRTAPPASMDIFNAPSRETCTIRRERTNTPLQALVTLNDPQFVEAARALADRAFEIGGATDDARLDFVARRLLARPLAAAEAEIVKKSLAELEAFYGAHADDARALVTIGDTKPRLPDTAKLAAWTMLVNELMNLDEVLCK
- a CDS encoding DUF1501 domain-containing protein; protein product: MNPLPRPLAELGLSLTRRRFFERGSHLLGGLSLAALAGAEAARGESAAVAGADGVARVPGAIGPHFAPKAKHVIYLHMVGGPPQMDLYDYKPVMNDWYDKDLPESVRNGQRLTTMTSGQKRFPIAPSKFTFSRHGQSGMWVTELLPHTASMVDQMCFIRTMHTEAINHEPAITYMQTGNQLHGRPCLGAWTAYGLGSLNQDLPTFVVLVAKPTNTEQVQAIGARLWSSGYLPGEYSGVSFRSAGDPILYINNPAGVPAGVRRTTLDGLAALNQRTLEQLGDPETRTRIAQYEMAFRMQTSVPDLANLATEPESTFAMYGEEAKKPGTFANTVLMARRLVERGTRFVQVYLNNWDTHANVSVRLPMQCKDIDQACHGLVQDLKSRGLLDSTLIIWGGEFGRTVYSQGGLSKDNYGRDHHPRCFTMWMAGGGARGGQIYGETDDFSYQIVKDPVHIRDFHATVLHLLGFDHERFTHRHLGLDFKLTGVEPARVIPELMA